The genomic DNA GATAAGTAAAGCATAGTGATCTCAGAACAGTAGGAaagaaatcaatcaatcaatcttaTATTATATGATCCCTTTTACCTGTCCTTCTTTTCTGTTATATCTTGGGTTGCCGCCCTCAGTTGTTCATCTTTCCGTATTAAACTCTCCGCTTGCTCCCGTACGGTGTTTTCCGCCGCGTCCAGTTTGTGCTCCAGGTCCGCCACTCGCCCGTGCAGGGCGGCCAGGTGGGCGTTCGCCTCCCTGATCTGTACCGGCGACGGAGACGACATGTCAAAGAACCTGCCGAGAGGTGGCGAGAGCGCTGGGGTCAGtccatacacacccaccatcgGGTACCGGTCCTCGCCGAAGCGTGACCACACACGGGGCGACACTCGCTCCCTCCACGCAGTTTACTTACCTTCTCGGTCCGTCCCGACGGCGAGCGGAGTCACGTGAGCAGGGACGGCGCTGTTCTCCTACTGCACGTGCATTTACACGGCGGCTCGCGCGCGGCGGCTCGAGCGCGGCAGCCAGTCGGCTAGCTGAATTTTTAGCTAGCCTTTCCAGTTCAGAATTTACACAAGAGGCCAGCGACTCGTTAAATAACGCCTCGCCTGCCCTTTAACCACAGATACTGACAGCCAAACGTCTGTCCTGAAATAAGCAACGAATTCCCCCGGCTGTATTCAGCGTCTCTAGTTCGGTTTTCCGTTCAGGTGTTGGGTTTGCTACAACTTCGCAACAAGAGAGCGACCTGTAGCTGCTTCGCCCCGGAAgtgaaacaaaaaaataaataaatcaaaccaCCAATCAGCGCCGGACATGGATGGGCGTCATGACCCGCAGTTGCACCCTCGCACACTTCTTTGAGTGTGCCTGATTCAGTATGCAAGGCTGTACAGTGTCCCGTTTCTTTCATTTCAGCCCTAATAAGCACTTGATGCGTCCGCCAGTCTACATACAAATCACATATGTACTACATATACTAAATATCCCCGCACTATTTATGCATACTAGTAGGGGAGATAGGGAAACAGTTTTTACTAAAATGTTTTGAGCAGGTATTTGAGCAAGTTCAATCATCTTCATGCAAGTGTCCTGTACGTGTCTGCTACAAATTAACATGTAAGTTTTGTTTCGAGCACCGACCATTTCAGGACGATTTAGCCAACATTGGAGTGAGTGCGATCGTTACAATTTACAACATAGTTGTAAGACATAGTGTGCTTTAATTAAATTAGTTGGAGGAAGACTGGGACATTTTTTTTCTGTGATGAAGAAAAACTAGGATGCAACCAGATGCAACCTACTGATCTTAATTCCTCATGCAGGATGACGAAACTGCTGATTTTGTGGTACCCAATTTGAAAGTACCATGTTGGACTCATACCGCTAGATGGCGGTGTGCCCTTGCTGCGAGTTAAGATTACACCAACAGAGAAGAAAAAGCGCGAGATTCACGCAGGTGTTCTCGCGAGAGCCGTGTGTGCCCTTGTATCCAAAATGGGTTACTGGGATCTCGAAGAAGGCAAAGACTGTGTCGAAAAGACATGGATTACTACCAAGCTGGGCACTGCCATCGGTAAGGATGTGTTGGATATTTCTGTTGCagtatgcagtgtgtgtgtgcgagcaagCATAGGATTATATGGGCGCTCTAGTCAGATATCTGACATGTACCTGCTAACGTACAGTTGGTATCTTACAGACGAGACTATGGCCACTGGTCATTACAGTCTAAAACCATAAACTGCAGTACAGAAACATTAAAACAACGATGTTTTGATACCTGCTAGCTGTCAGTATGGTATGCTATAGCTAGCATAGGACTTAGGTTAGCTAGAAAGCTGGCTACCTTACCTGGGTTACTGAACACTTAAAATGTTTACCAGGAAACCAGAGTACCTTATTCGCGGGCGTCTGAAAAGGCTCCTCATTTTTCTTGACATCCAGTCATCCTGGGTTTTCTTTATCCATTTCCCCTCTCTCATCTGAACCTTAAGATGTAATCTGTTTAATATTCTATCTGGCAGGCAAGGGGGCTGTTCAGTTCAGTGTATTGcttgtctttaaaaaaaattgccTACCTTTGCCTTCAGATTGAGTTTCACTGTGAAATTCAGCTGAGTTGCGATCCAGTTGGTGCCGTCCGGCAAACACAAAGAAACAGGGTTGAAAATTTTGCCTCATCATGATCACTTTTATGAAACACTATACACACTCTCTTACTGCTCTATATATAGGCCTCTAGAAACCATGGACAATTAAATAGCAATGTAGTTCTTCAATTCCCCACAAAAATTTTAGATAATGGCTCTATGTAAAATGTGCAGTGACATCCCAAAAACagtttataaacaaacaacaccTATTTTAAATACCTTGCATATTCCATGGGTCAATATTAATCCAATAGTAACATGGAAGGGTGTAAAATCATCAGCCCCACACTACCTCAACCTCTACCTGACACATTGTGTTTAGAGGCAACCCGCATGTGAATGATCTTATACTTAACCAGCCTTCATATGCCCAGTGGATCCTTTCTACTCCTAGAACAATATAACAATCAGCCCATTTTCAAACCCACATTTTCTTTCCAATTTTTATGCACAATAATATAAGCAGTTTATCAGTCTAAGCAAACAGTTGCCTATAATAATAAATGTTGCTGTTTACCTTTACGTATTTCATGTCATTAATTAACCTATGTTCTGGGTGGGTGGGCATAATTCATGTCATTAATTAACCTATGTTCTGGGTGGGTGGGCATAATTCTTTGTCCTGGGTGCCTGTTGTTTTAATGTAATATTTGGCTCTCTTTAGGGCTTGTCGGCTCAGCTTATCATATTATGGCATACCAGCCTGAGACTGCAGTCGAAGCATTGGCCAGGGCGGCCAATGGCACAGTGACTATGGGTAATGTAGTCCACATCTCTTACtgtgtttactgtttactgcTGACTGCACAGCATATTAGAAGTCAAACTATAATATTTTAGCTTCTGGTGAAGACTGCAGCGAGATTGCACTTTTGATTTCATTGTAAAATATGTTTAATtgaatttgtatttatttaagaTGGAGTTTAATGGTAATAAATTCTACTTCAAGAAATTATATTTGCCAAATAGATAACAATTTCCCGAATAGTGCAACTGAAGAGTTTTTATATTCCATCCTCAGATGATTATTGTGTCTGCATTATGTCTAAATCTCAAAGTTCCTCTTATTTGTATTATTTAACTGTTTGACTTACAGTATCATAAAAGTATCTTTAAATGGTGCTGACGTATCCATAATAACCATTTAGCTGTAATGTTTCCAGCCTCTTTAGGGGCGATATTTGGAATGGCCACCTGCCTCAGTGCGTACACTAGAGATGCCCCTGATGATCCTACCAACTACTTCATTGGTGGATGTGCGTCGGGTGCCTATCTTGGAGCTCGCAGTGAGTACCAGCAGGCATTTAACAGTGCCAGCCCTAGATGTGTGCTGGAAGATGGGAGATCCGTGTGACCGATGTTTGCAGTGGCGTTTAGTTAGACAGACGGAGGTCGAAGTGTCGATCTTGTAGGGCGACTCTCTGATCCGCTTCTTTCTTTACAGCTCGCAGCGCCGCGACCGGCACGACGGCGTGTATTGGTTTGGGAACGCTGGCTATGCTTGTGAAGGTCGgcaagatggagggatggaggataTCTGGCCCACCGAAGCTGTAAACCCAGGGTCCGCCTGTTATTACTTTGTTGATAATGTATATTGCTTAAATAAATCTGTTTGAAGAAAGCGATCTTGAACAGAGTTTCGTGCTTGAGTAATATTGTTTTTGGTCACGCTTGATTCGAGTATTTAAGTGAAGATAAGTGAAAACAATATTTTATACTTTGTAAACTAATACAAAATGTATTTGGTTAGCTAATACAGTTTTTTGTGGGAGACGGATCAAGAGTGGCCACAACAGTGAAATGGCTTTTTGCCTATTTAATAGTATAGATTTCAGTCTGGTGTTTTTATTGGTCCAGTAGTGTCTGTGGCATGGCCAGTACTTTTTAAGAGGACATGTTGTTTTTGGTGATGGCCACAAGAGGGAGATGTTGACCAGCAGAGCATCTTGTGTACAAAACAAGATGCATAAAAAATCATCAATTTGTTAACgaaaacatttttcacatttaattatttGTGCCGACCTTTGAATCTGAGGTGCACACCAATCTTTGATTGTCGCAAGTCTATATTTTGTGAGTTTGTCCACTGTCATTGTTCACATTTTGTGAGTTTGTCCAATTTCACTTATTGATATCtctatttgtatttatttaggcatagctatatatttatatatagctatctatattatttttatatagaCTAGCATGAAAATAAATGAGATTatttatatatagttttttttctttttttattaacaCAATGAGCTAGTTCACATCAGGGTGGTCTGCTGTGTTAAGTGGCTCATGGGCAAAATCACAGTTTGGAATGCTCCACAGTCCTGGAAGAGCTCTCTTCAGATCTtacgtttgtgtgtggtttCCTGCAGAGCCTGGACTCTAATATCAGCAGGACAGCGGCGTTTCTAATGTGTTCTCTTTTTTACTGCACTGCATCGCATTTACTACACCATATTTGCAGACAGTTACCACATATTTTACAGTGAAACATTTAAAACTAAACATACGCATGAAACAGCTGCTAGCTAGTTTATGTTGTTTCACCAGTTGAAAAGGGAGAGTG from Brachyhypopomus gauderio isolate BG-103 chromosome 12, BGAUD_0.2, whole genome shotgun sequence includes the following:
- the ndufa11 gene encoding NADH dehydrogenase [ubiquinone] 1 alpha subcomplex subunit 11, which codes for MGYWDLEEGKDCVEKTWITTKLGTAIGLVGSAYHIMAYQPETAVEALARAANGTVTMASLGAIFGMATCLSAYTRDAPDDPTNYFIGGCASGAYLGARTRSAATGTTACIGLGTLAMLVKVGKMEGWRISGPPKL